The Agromyces hippuratus genome has a window encoding:
- a CDS encoding RNA polymerase sigma factor, translating into MTEHVPNARDDVGGARRDDGRRASLTAMIAAEPDRLRRRSISLGVAPDDAEDVAQTALLRAWRSIEQLHEPGPGQMCSWLDVIARNAAADLARQRARRPVAALDADLPGDACVADDVELRVILDGALGAIRALPDSLREPLLLSVVDELSAPEIAERLEITPAAARQRISRARKTLAECRESGMSEAR; encoded by the coding sequence ATGACCGAGCACGTTCCGAACGCGCGCGACGACGTGGGCGGCGCGAGGCGCGACGACGGACGTCGCGCCTCGCTCACCGCGATGATCGCCGCCGAGCCCGACCGGCTCCGACGGCGGAGCATCTCGCTCGGCGTCGCGCCCGACGATGCAGAGGATGTCGCGCAGACCGCGCTGCTCCGGGCCTGGCGATCGATCGAGCAGTTGCACGAGCCGGGCCCCGGGCAGATGTGCTCGTGGCTCGATGTCATCGCGCGGAACGCCGCGGCCGACCTCGCCCGCCAGCGGGCCCGCCGCCCGGTCGCGGCGCTCGACGCGGACCTGCCCGGTGATGCCTGCGTCGCCGACGACGTCGAGCTGCGCGTGATCCTCGACGGCGCGCTCGGCGCGATCCGAGCCCTTCCCGATTCGCTGCGCGAGCCGCTGCTCCTGAGCGTCGTCGACGAGCTCTCGGCTCCCGAGATCGCCGAACGGCTCGAGATCACGCCGGCCGCGGCGCGACAGCGCATCTCCCGTGCACGCAAGACGCTCGCCGAGTGCCGGGAATCCGGGATGTCGGAAGCGCGCTGA
- a CDS encoding pentapeptide repeat-containing protein → MPNDARPKPPRIDEIVLIDLVDGEIDELNAGDRVEGRRYRGGDLSERDLTGAAIGECELVGVFAHDALLRGAVLTESAIERLEAPVLRAPRATLRDVLVSGSRIGSVEFSDNRWQSVRFVGCKLGFVNLRGSEVRDIRFTDCTIEELDLGNAKAERVAFEQCDVRSLDVTGAKLTDVDLRGLDLAAIAGIEGLKGATIDGMQVALLAATLANHLGIRVVD, encoded by the coding sequence ATGCCGAACGACGCCCGACCCAAGCCGCCCCGCATCGACGAGATCGTGCTGATCGATCTCGTCGACGGCGAGATCGACGAACTGAACGCGGGCGACCGGGTCGAGGGGCGGCGCTACCGCGGCGGCGACCTCTCCGAACGCGACCTGACCGGGGCGGCGATCGGCGAGTGCGAGCTCGTCGGCGTGTTCGCCCACGACGCGCTCCTTCGCGGGGCGGTGCTCACCGAGAGCGCGATCGAACGACTCGAGGCCCCCGTGCTGCGCGCACCCCGTGCGACCCTTCGCGACGTGCTCGTCTCGGGCTCCCGCATCGGGTCGGTCGAGTTCTCCGACAACCGTTGGCAGTCGGTGCGCTTCGTCGGCTGCAAGCTCGGCTTCGTGAACCTGCGGGGATCGGAGGTCCGCGACATCCGCTTCACCGACTGCACCATCGAAGAGCTCGACCTCGGCAATGCCAAGGCCGAACGCGTCGCGTTCGAGCAGTGCGACGTGCGATCGCTCGACGTGACCGGCGCGAAGCTCACCGACGTCGATCTGCGGGGTCTCGACCTCGCTGCGATCGCCGGCATCGAGGGCTTGAAGGGCGCCACGATCGACGGCATGCAGGTCGCGCTGCTCGCGGCCACGCTCGCGAATCACCTGGGCATCCGCGTCGTGGACTGA
- a CDS encoding SDR family NAD(P)-dependent oxidoreductase, with protein MNTPKTLSGDDSIKTWLEHPVGGPIIRDLLAQSGQNPDVLKPVQRLAIKRLVKLSKGQFSQEMVDQLVARAAAGEVPAGAADAAVEAPEPTTESADADAAPEVERPEWVERLDQGRFAGKTVIVTGAGSGIGRATASRVAREGGRVIAVDVSQERLDDFASEHEGAEIVTLVADITDDAKVAEIVAAAGDRIDGLANIAGIMDDMTPIGELTDAVWKRVFSVNVDGTMKLMRAVVPVMLARGTGSIVNTASEAALRGSAAGVAYTASKHAVVGLTKSTAFMYGPSGLRVNAVAPGATITNIEATFASPLGAERVRQAMAILPDAAEAEALAASITFLLSDDGVNINGVVLASDGGWSAA; from the coding sequence ATGAACACCCCCAAGACCCTCTCGGGCGACGACTCGATCAAGACCTGGCTCGAGCACCCGGTCGGCGGCCCCATCATCCGCGACCTGCTCGCGCAGTCCGGCCAGAACCCCGACGTGCTGAAGCCCGTGCAGCGACTCGCGATCAAGCGACTCGTCAAGCTCAGCAAGGGCCAGTTCAGCCAGGAGATGGTCGACCAGCTCGTCGCGCGCGCGGCTGCCGGCGAGGTGCCGGCCGGCGCAGCGGACGCCGCCGTCGAAGCGCCCGAGCCCACCACCGAGTCGGCCGACGCCGACGCCGCACCCGAGGTCGAGCGCCCCGAGTGGGTCGAGCGCCTCGACCAGGGCCGCTTCGCCGGCAAGACCGTCATCGTCACCGGCGCCGGCTCGGGCATCGGCCGGGCCACTGCGTCGCGCGTCGCCCGGGAGGGCGGCCGTGTGATCGCCGTCGACGTCTCGCAGGAGCGCCTCGACGACTTCGCCTCGGAGCACGAAGGTGCCGAGATCGTGACCCTCGTGGCCGACATCACCGACGACGCGAAGGTCGCCGAGATCGTGGCCGCCGCCGGCGACCGCATCGACGGCCTCGCGAACATCGCCGGCATCATGGACGACATGACGCCGATCGGCGAGCTCACCGACGCCGTCTGGAAGCGCGTCTTCTCGGTCAACGTCGACGGCACCATGAAGCTCATGCGCGCCGTCGTGCCCGTCATGCTCGCCCGCGGCACCGGCTCGATCGTCAACACCGCCTCAGAGGCCGCACTCCGCGGCTCGGCAGCCGGCGTCGCCTACACCGCATCGAAGCACGCGGTCGTCGGCCTCACGAAGTCGACGGCGTTCATGTACGGCCCGAGCGGCCTGCGCGTCAACGCGGTCGCCCCTGGTGCGACCATCACGAACATCGAGGCGACCTTCGCCTCCCCGCTCGGCGCGGAGCGCGTGCGGCAGGCGATGGCGATCCTTCCGGATGCCGCGGAGGCCGAGGCCCTCGCCGCCTCGATCACCTTCCTGCTCAGCGACGACGGCGTGAACATCAACGGCGTCGTGCTCGCGAGCGACGGCGGCTGGTCGGCGGCATGA
- a CDS encoding YybH family protein: MATPVTALDQLNLAFADRFNARDLDGLMALNVDDVVFVPAPGHPVQGAEAVRGALEQFLGLNLPITMTVRHVFESGDAGLAIADWTITGTGPDGTEIALAGTTADVAVHDEQHGWRYAVDNPFGTA, encoded by the coding sequence ATGGCGACTCCCGTCACCGCACTCGACCAGCTCAACCTCGCGTTCGCCGACCGGTTCAACGCGCGCGACCTCGACGGGCTGATGGCGCTCAACGTCGACGATGTCGTGTTCGTGCCGGCGCCCGGGCATCCCGTGCAGGGCGCGGAGGCCGTGCGCGGTGCGCTCGAGCAGTTCCTCGGACTGAACCTCCCGATCACGATGACGGTCCGTCACGTGTTCGAGAGCGGAGACGCGGGTCTGGCGATCGCCGACTGGACGATCACGGGCACCGGCCCCGACGGCACCGAGATCGCATTGGCGGGCACCACCGCCGACGTCGCCGTGCACGACGAGCAGCACGGATGGCGCTACGCCGTCGACAACCCGTTCGGCACCGCCTGA
- a CDS encoding glycoside hydrolase family 65 protein: protein MRFADHDPLNRTRFPIDEWALVETEFGEADMGRTETIFAVGNGYLGLRGNVEEGRDGHMHGTFVNGFHETWPIRHAEEAFGFARVGQTIVNAPDAKVIRLYVDDEPLVLTVAELLSYERRLDFRLGALSRSIVWRTPSGKRVLITSRRMVSFTDRHLAVLDYEVELLDADAAVTISSQILNRQDGRDEYRSGVPEATGSFDPRKAEMFNERVLQPRVKRAEGGRYMLGYQATNSGMTIAVGAEHQIATENQFSESSSIGDDLAKHIYRVHAKQGQPIRVTKTISYHTARTVPTRELVDRCDRTLDRAAELGVAELFEQQRSWLDDFWARSDVEIEGQAAIQQATRWNLFQLAQATARTDGDGVAAKGVSGSGYGGHYFWDTEVYVMPFLSYTAPVVARNVLRFRQRMLPAARARALELNQHGALFPWRTINGQESSAYYAAGTAQYHIDADISYALNQYVRATGDQDFLGRGAIDILVETARMWEDLGFWRSNADDVFHIHGVTGPDEYTTVVNDNLYTNVMARANLAAAASSVDDLQVQDPAAYDRLVERLMVTPAEVASWRRAAAHMHIPFDEQLGIHPQDSAFLQKELWDLENTPDDRRPLLLHYHPLVIYRFQVLKQADVVLALYLQGDRFSTEAKRANFEYYDPLTTGDSTLSAVVQSIIAAEVGYHELAMRYFRSALFVDLADLHNNTADGVHVASTGGVWSALVSGFGGFRDHNGVFAFDPRLPDGWQRLTFRVTLRGTRLRVTLDPESISFAVEAGGEARVRVRGAEVVVTAESDVSVPLDGQGPRLYGAPTMRDVTGSRRADGTLLTASIPTLSLDVDEADSAIQID, encoded by the coding sequence ATGAGGTTCGCCGACCACGATCCGCTGAACCGCACGCGCTTCCCCATCGACGAATGGGCGCTCGTCGAGACCGAGTTCGGTGAGGCCGACATGGGTCGCACCGAGACGATCTTCGCGGTCGGCAACGGCTACCTCGGCCTCCGCGGCAACGTCGAGGAGGGCCGCGACGGCCACATGCACGGCACCTTCGTGAACGGGTTCCACGAGACGTGGCCGATCCGCCACGCCGAAGAGGCGTTCGGCTTCGCCCGCGTCGGCCAGACGATCGTGAACGCCCCCGACGCGAAGGTCATCCGGCTCTACGTCGACGACGAGCCGCTCGTGCTCACCGTCGCCGAACTCCTCTCCTACGAGCGCCGACTCGACTTCCGGCTCGGCGCGCTCAGCCGGTCGATCGTCTGGCGCACGCCGTCGGGCAAGCGGGTGCTCATCACGAGCCGGCGCATGGTGAGCTTCACCGACCGTCACCTCGCGGTGCTCGACTACGAGGTCGAGCTGCTCGACGCCGACGCAGCCGTGACGATCTCGAGCCAGATCCTGAACCGTCAAGACGGCCGCGACGAGTACCGCTCGGGTGTGCCCGAGGCGACCGGCAGCTTCGACCCGCGCAAGGCCGAGATGTTCAACGAGCGCGTGCTGCAGCCGCGGGTGAAGCGGGCCGAGGGCGGGCGCTACATGCTCGGCTACCAGGCCACGAACTCGGGCATGACGATCGCGGTGGGCGCAGAGCACCAGATCGCGACCGAGAACCAGTTCAGCGAGTCGAGCTCGATCGGCGACGACCTCGCGAAGCACATCTACCGAGTGCACGCCAAGCAGGGCCAGCCGATCCGGGTGACGAAGACCATCAGCTACCACACGGCCCGCACCGTGCCCACGCGCGAGCTCGTCGACCGGTGCGACCGCACACTCGACCGCGCCGCCGAACTCGGCGTCGCCGAGCTGTTCGAGCAGCAGCGTTCGTGGCTCGACGACTTCTGGGCGCGGTCCGACGTCGAGATCGAGGGGCAGGCCGCGATCCAGCAGGCCACGCGGTGGAACCTCTTCCAGCTCGCCCAGGCGACGGCGCGCACCGACGGCGACGGCGTCGCCGCCAAGGGCGTCTCGGGGTCGGGCTACGGCGGCCACTACTTCTGGGACACCGAGGTGTACGTGATGCCGTTCCTCAGCTACACGGCACCGGTCGTGGCGCGCAACGTGCTGCGATTCCGGCAGCGGATGCTTCCTGCCGCCCGCGCCCGGGCGCTCGAGCTGAACCAGCACGGGGCCCTGTTCCCGTGGCGTACGATCAACGGTCAGGAGTCGAGCGCGTACTACGCGGCCGGCACCGCGCAGTACCACATCGACGCCGACATCTCCTATGCGCTGAACCAGTACGTCAGGGCCACGGGCGACCAGGACTTCCTCGGCCGCGGGGCGATCGACATCCTCGTCGAGACGGCGCGCATGTGGGAGGACCTCGGGTTCTGGCGCTCGAACGCCGACGACGTGTTCCACATCCACGGCGTCACCGGGCCCGACGAGTACACGACGGTCGTCAACGACAACCTCTACACGAACGTGATGGCGCGGGCGAACCTCGCCGCGGCGGCATCCTCCGTCGACGACCTGCAGGTGCAGGACCCGGCGGCCTACGACCGCCTCGTCGAGCGCCTCATGGTGACGCCGGCCGAGGTCGCGAGCTGGCGGCGTGCGGCAGCGCACATGCACATCCCGTTCGACGAGCAGCTCGGCATCCACCCGCAGGACAGCGCGTTCCTCCAGAAGGAGCTGTGGGACCTCGAGAACACGCCCGACGACCGGCGCCCCCTCCTGCTGCACTACCACCCGCTCGTCATCTACCGCTTCCAGGTGCTGAAGCAGGCCGACGTGGTGCTCGCCCTCTACCTGCAGGGCGATCGCTTCTCGACTGAGGCCAAACGCGCCAACTTCGAGTACTACGACCCGCTGACGACGGGCGACTCGACGCTGTCGGCGGTCGTGCAGTCGATCATCGCGGCCGAGGTCGGCTACCACGAACTCGCGATGCGGTACTTCCGCTCGGCGCTCTTCGTCGACCTCGCCGACCTGCACAACAACACGGCCGACGGCGTGCACGTCGCCTCGACCGGCGGCGTCTGGAGCGCGCTCGTCTCGGGATTCGGCGGCTTCCGCGACCACAACGGGGTCTTCGCGTTCGATCCGCGCCTGCCCGACGGCTGGCAGCGGCTGACGTTCCGCGTCACGCTCCGCGGCACGCGCCTGCGCGTGACCCTCGATCCCGAGTCGATCTCCTTCGCCGTCGAGGCCGGCGGCGAGGCACGGGTCAGGGTGCGCGGCGCCGAGGTGGTCGTGACCGCGGAGTCGGATGTCTCGGTGCCGCTCGACGGCCAGGGTCCGCGCCTCTACGGAGCGCCGACGATGCGCGACGTGACCGGCTCGCGCCGTGCCGACGGAACCCTGCTCACGGCGTCGATCCCGACCCTGTCGCTCGACGTCGACGAAGCCGACTCGGCGATCCAGATCGACTGA
- a CDS encoding HAD family hydrolase, with amino-acid sequence MTFPSESTRALSGIRAYLFDLDGVLTPTATVHMHAWARLFTPFLEQHGAAPYTEADYFSYIDGKPRYDGVRSLLESRGIRVPEGDVTDSPSADTVHGLGNRKNEAFNATLAEEGVAAYPASVAFLDAVQANGCHVAVVSSSKNAPSVLAAAGIADRFEVVVDGAVAARDGIPGKPAPDTFERAAELLGVPTTECAVVEDAESGVMAGAAGDFGVVIGVDRGVGRSTLEALGADIVVDELDELIPLLPANADTIANDSPREDRE; translated from the coding sequence TTGACGTTCCCCAGCGAGTCCACCCGGGCTCTCAGTGGCATCCGTGCCTATCTCTTCGATCTCGACGGCGTGCTGACGCCGACCGCGACCGTGCACATGCACGCGTGGGCGCGCCTCTTCACTCCGTTCCTCGAGCAGCACGGCGCCGCGCCGTACACCGAGGCCGACTACTTCTCGTACATCGACGGCAAGCCCCGCTACGACGGGGTTCGCAGCCTGCTCGAGAGCCGCGGCATCCGCGTGCCCGAGGGCGACGTGACCGACTCGCCGAGCGCCGACACCGTGCACGGCCTCGGCAACCGCAAGAACGAGGCCTTCAACGCGACCCTCGCTGAAGAAGGCGTCGCGGCGTACCCGGCGAGCGTCGCGTTCCTCGACGCGGTGCAGGCGAACGGATGCCACGTGGCCGTCGTCTCGAGCTCGAAGAACGCCCCCTCGGTGCTGGCGGCGGCCGGGATCGCCGATCGCTTCGAGGTCGTCGTCGACGGCGCGGTCGCCGCGCGCGACGGCATCCCCGGCAAGCCGGCCCCCGACACGTTCGAGCGCGCGGCCGAGCTGCTCGGCGTGCCGACCACCGAATGCGCCGTCGTCGAAGACGCCGAATCGGGCGTCATGGCCGGCGCGGCGGGCGACTTCGGCGTCGTCATCGGCGTCGACCGGGGCGTCGGGCGGTCGACGCTCGAAGCGCTCGGCGCCGACATCGTGGTCGACGAGCTCGACGAACTCATCCCCCTGCTTCCCGCGAACGCCGACACGATCGCGAACGACTCCCCCCGAGAGGACCGCGAATGA
- a CDS encoding S41 family peptidase, with protein MGTTHPSNSDLVDAALGHLERLYVFPEVADTTSAAIRELEQAGSFAGLDEAEFCARLTAELQSRTNDKHLRVRARIQPPAENAGRSQEEVVAALVAKFRDDNWGIAKVERLDGNIGLIDLRMIVDASLAGPAIAAAMELVSRTDALVFDLRACLGGSPNAVQSWISHLTADDETQLSSVQEREGASLRQYWTLADVAGPRYLDRDVFVLTSGATFSGAEQFGYDLQAIGRATIVGAATGGGAHPTRFIPISDTIEITVPFARAVNPVTGTNWEGVGVVPDIAVDPADALQAAIDEAGRRIGERAAAAG; from the coding sequence ATGGGAACCACGCACCCTTCGAACTCCGACCTCGTCGACGCCGCGCTCGGCCACCTCGAACGCCTCTACGTCTTCCCCGAGGTCGCCGACACCACCAGTGCCGCGATCCGCGAGCTGGAGCAGGCCGGATCCTTCGCCGGCCTCGACGAGGCGGAGTTCTGCGCCCGGCTGACCGCCGAACTGCAGTCGCGCACGAACGACAAGCACCTGCGGGTGCGAGCGCGGATCCAGCCGCCCGCCGAGAATGCGGGGAGGAGCCAGGAGGAGGTCGTCGCCGCCCTCGTCGCGAAGTTCCGCGACGACAACTGGGGCATCGCGAAGGTCGAACGGCTCGACGGCAACATCGGCCTCATCGACCTCCGCATGATCGTGGACGCCTCCCTCGCCGGACCGGCGATCGCCGCCGCCATGGAACTCGTCTCCCGCACGGACGCGCTCGTCTTCGACCTGCGGGCCTGCCTCGGCGGTTCGCCGAACGCCGTGCAGTCGTGGATCAGCCACCTGACCGCCGACGACGAGACGCAGTTGAGCTCCGTGCAGGAACGCGAAGGCGCATCGCTGCGCCAGTACTGGACGCTCGCCGACGTCGCCGGGCCCCGCTACCTCGACCGCGACGTCTTCGTGCTGACGAGCGGAGCCACCTTCTCGGGTGCCGAGCAGTTCGGCTACGACCTGCAGGCGATCGGCCGCGCCACGATCGTCGGCGCCGCGACGGGCGGCGGGGCGCACCCCACCCGCTTCATCCCGATCTCCGACACGATCGAGATCACCGTGCCGTTCGCCCGCGCCGTCAACCCGGTCACCGGCACGAACTGGGAGGGCGTCGGCGTCGTCCCCGACATCGCGGTCGATCCCGCCGATGCGCTGCAGGCCGCGATCGACGAGGCCGGGCGACGAATCGGCGAGCGAGCCGCCGCGGCCGGCTGA
- a CDS encoding SDR family oxidoreductase has product MTSATDPRTRDVLVVIGVGGMGEAIARREGTGRTVVLADFSEAALDRVGGALRGDGFEVVTRVVDVSSRGSVAELADAASVLGRVTQVVHTAGLSPVQATRDAILAVDLLGTAHVLDEFERVIAPGGAGLVIASMAGHFLPPLPPEVSHALATTPSDELLALPVLASIAEPASAYSFAKHANHLRVRAASAGWGAKGARVNSISPGVISTPMGQQELAGESGAQMRAMIDASGTGRVGTPYDIADAAAFLLGPDASFVTGTDLLVDGGVVAAVSTGRLDLRRGR; this is encoded by the coding sequence ATGACGTCGGCCACCGATCCCCGCACGCGCGACGTCCTCGTCGTCATCGGCGTCGGGGGCATGGGCGAAGCGATCGCCCGTCGCGAGGGCACGGGCCGCACGGTCGTGCTCGCCGACTTCAGCGAGGCTGCGCTCGACCGCGTCGGCGGCGCGCTGCGCGGCGACGGCTTCGAGGTCGTCACCCGCGTCGTCGACGTGTCATCGCGGGGTTCCGTCGCCGAGCTCGCGGATGCAGCGTCCGTGCTCGGCCGGGTGACCCAGGTCGTGCACACGGCCGGGCTCTCACCGGTGCAGGCAACGCGCGATGCGATCCTCGCGGTCGACCTGCTCGGCACCGCGCACGTGCTCGACGAGTTCGAACGGGTCATCGCCCCGGGCGGTGCGGGCCTCGTCATCGCGAGCATGGCCGGTCACTTCCTGCCACCGCTGCCGCCCGAGGTCTCGCACGCCCTCGCCACGACGCCGAGCGACGAGCTGCTCGCGCTCCCGGTGCTCGCCTCGATCGCCGAGCCCGCCTCGGCGTACTCGTTCGCCAAGCACGCCAACCACCTGCGGGTGCGCGCGGCGAGCGCCGGATGGGGTGCGAAGGGTGCACGCGTCAACAGCATCAGCCCCGGCGTCATCTCGACGCCGATGGGCCAACAGGAGCTCGCCGGCGAGTCGGGCGCCCAGATGCGCGCCATGATCGACGCCTCCGGCACGGGCCGAGTCGGCACCCCGTACGACATCGCGGATGCCGCGGCGTTCCTGCTGGGCCCCGATGCGAGCTTCGTCACGGGCACCGACCTGCTGGTCGACGGCGGCGTGGTCGCTGCGGTCAGCACCGGTCGCCTCGACCTGCGCCGCGGGCGGTAG
- a CDS encoding YbaK/EbsC family protein — protein sequence MRFGTLDFTPAADSPALLAASTAAAIGAMQAADASGVLVAAIDPGLADTAAFCEHYEIAMGDGANCVIVQARRGERTWFAACLVRGADRHDVNGAVRRHLGARKLSFAPMEAAVERSAMEYGGITPIGLPADWPILVDESVAAHERLIVGSGIRGSKLLVTGALLAGLPNAEVLPIAQPAA from the coding sequence ATGCGCTTCGGAACGCTCGACTTCACACCCGCCGCCGACTCCCCCGCCCTGCTCGCCGCATCCACCGCTGCCGCGATCGGCGCGATGCAGGCAGCGGATGCCTCGGGCGTGCTGGTCGCCGCGATCGATCCGGGCCTCGCCGACACGGCCGCCTTCTGCGAGCACTACGAGATCGCGATGGGCGACGGGGCGAACTGCGTGATCGTGCAGGCCCGGCGCGGCGAGCGCACCTGGTTCGCGGCGTGCCTCGTGCGCGGCGCCGACCGGCACGACGTCAACGGCGCCGTGCGCCGGCACCTCGGCGCGCGCAAGCTCTCATTCGCCCCGATGGAGGCCGCGGTCGAACGCTCCGCCATGGAGTATGGCGGCATCACGCCGATCGGCCTGCCCGCCGACTGGCCGATCCTCGTCGACGAGTCGGTCGCCGCGCACGAGCGGCTGATCGTCGGCAGCGGCATCCGCGGTTCGAAGCTGCTGGTCACCGGCGCGCTGCTCGCGGGCCTGCCGAACGCCGAGGTGCTGCCGATCGCGCAGCCCGCCGCGTAG
- a CDS encoding glycoside hydrolase family 5 protein → MHDAPTTQPNDQADRSTPEAAPERRPGVRRPLVAVASMLVLIVIQAVADPTGLLALVGWSGAIPQASAGVWPFAPYLVFVPVVLGVVWWAAVRAGDRFWTLTAGVVLAVLLAQAAACFVMTWDLAVAGWAAGFVTAKAVPAALIVAAIARWFGGPTTRQTLERGSIWPAAVLFAAVTPLLAGLWWTGAVYADGIPVARPDRGILSMLIAVVLLAGATALALRWMRARVPGVLGGWLAALVAGGLIGIVQAVVALLVDGGFAGDIWPLMTAYVTVADGLAFGACAGWIVGVSAVVVDRVRARRAASRAPQLVVASIAVVAMGAALLLPGADAAGAAGAAGETAPPEGFLRAEGSIITDGAGNQVLLRGANVNQLVDFYQHQADVPATRPLTEDDYADMAEYGFNVVRLNLSWSALEPERGTLDPEYLSKIEDAVGWGEEHGIYTVLDMHQDGWWNGPTEEGTVCRPGTEEMWGYDGAPGWATITDDAPRCQFTGRDISPAGDRAFQNFYFDTDGVQTAFAETWGRLAAEFADEPMVAGFDLINEPGFGETAPVTTSHQLGRLYDRAIDEIREAGAPQIVFFEPSILWSGLGFDTGPTPGFTSDDNIVFSPHLYAESITMDRDLGIPPIVSIERQFELAQRVADIYGVPLWSGEYGYWGSEASNWGEDTDSLSRLNRYADTEDERMLGSAYWVWKQACGDPQNGIGPYGNALMMQECETGGEAPPKAGLLEILSRAYPQSAPGVLSSLEAEGAVVDLTGTAAERSCDLEVWVPGTAEPDVEVTGITKVETTEVPGGWLVTGCADGEYTLSTDG, encoded by the coding sequence ATGCACGACGCCCCCACGACGCAGCCGAACGATCAGGCGGATCGCTCGACCCCCGAGGCAGCGCCCGAGCGTCGCCCGGGCGTTCGTCGCCCGCTCGTCGCCGTCGCATCCATGCTCGTCCTGATCGTCATCCAGGCCGTCGCCGACCCCACCGGGTTGCTCGCACTGGTCGGCTGGTCGGGTGCGATTCCGCAGGCGAGCGCCGGCGTCTGGCCGTTCGCCCCGTACCTGGTCTTCGTGCCCGTGGTGCTCGGCGTCGTCTGGTGGGCCGCGGTTCGCGCGGGCGACCGGTTCTGGACGCTCACGGCCGGCGTCGTGCTCGCGGTGCTGCTCGCGCAGGCGGCGGCGTGCTTCGTCATGACGTGGGACCTCGCGGTCGCCGGCTGGGCGGCCGGCTTCGTGACGGCGAAAGCCGTGCCCGCGGCCCTCATCGTCGCCGCGATCGCGCGCTGGTTCGGCGGCCCGACGACGCGGCAGACGCTCGAACGCGGGTCGATCTGGCCGGCGGCCGTGCTGTTCGCCGCGGTCACGCCGCTCCTCGCGGGCCTGTGGTGGACGGGCGCCGTCTACGCCGACGGCATCCCGGTGGCACGGCCCGACCGCGGCATCCTCTCGATGCTCATCGCCGTGGTGCTGCTCGCCGGTGCGACCGCGCTCGCCCTGCGCTGGATGCGGGCGCGCGTGCCCGGCGTGCTCGGCGGCTGGCTCGCCGCCCTCGTCGCGGGCGGCCTCATCGGCATCGTGCAGGCGGTCGTCGCCCTGCTCGTCGACGGCGGCTTCGCCGGCGACATCTGGCCCCTGATGACGGCGTACGTGACGGTCGCCGACGGACTCGCCTTCGGCGCCTGCGCGGGCTGGATCGTCGGCGTGAGCGCCGTGGTCGTCGACCGGGTGCGCGCCCGGCGCGCCGCGTCGCGAGCCCCGCAGCTCGTCGTCGCGTCGATCGCCGTGGTCGCGATGGGCGCGGCGCTCCTGCTGCCCGGCGCCGACGCGGCCGGTGCGGCCGGTGCGGCCGGCGAGACGGCTCCTCCAGAGGGATTCCTCCGCGCCGAGGGCTCGATCATCACCGACGGCGCCGGCAACCAGGTGCTGCTTCGCGGTGCCAACGTCAACCAGCTCGTCGACTTCTACCAGCACCAGGCCGATGTGCCCGCGACCCGGCCGCTCACCGAAGACGACTACGCCGACATGGCGGAGTACGGCTTCAACGTCGTGCGCCTGAACCTCTCGTGGTCGGCCCTCGAACCCGAGCGCGGCACCCTCGACCCCGAGTACCTCTCGAAGATCGAGGATGCGGTCGGCTGGGGCGAGGAGCACGGCATCTACACCGTGCTCGACATGCACCAGGACGGCTGGTGGAACGGCCCGACCGAGGAGGGCACCGTCTGCCGCCCCGGCACCGAGGAGATGTGGGGCTACGACGGCGCCCCCGGGTGGGCGACGATCACCGATGACGCGCCGCGCTGCCAGTTCACCGGCCGCGACATCTCCCCCGCCGGCGACCGTGCGTTCCAGAACTTCTACTTCGACACCGACGGCGTGCAGACCGCGTTCGCCGAGACCTGGGGCAGGCTCGCAGCCGAATTCGCCGACGAGCCGATGGTCGCGGGCTTCGACCTCATCAACGAGCCCGGCTTCGGCGAGACCGCACCCGTCACGACCTCGCACCAGCTCGGCAGGCTCTACGACCGGGCGATCGACGAGATCCGTGAGGCCGGCGCCCCGCAGATCGTCTTCTTCGAACCGAGCATCCTGTGGTCGGGCCTCGGCTTCGACACCGGCCCCACCCCTGGCTTCACGAGCGACGACAACATCGTGTTCTCGCCGCACCTCTACGCCGAGTCGATCACGATGGACCGCGACCTCGGCATTCCGCCGATCGTGAGCATCGAGCGCCAGTTCGAGCTCGCACAGCGCGTCGCCGACATCTACGGCGTCCCGCTGTGGTCGGGCGAGTACGGCTACTGGGGCAGTGAAGCGAGCAACTGGGGCGAGGACACCGACTCGCTGTCACGCCTGAACCGCTACGCCGACACTGAAGACGAGCGCATGCTCGGCAGTGCATATTGGGTCTGGAAGCAGGCCTGCGGCGACCCGCAGAACGGCATCGGCCCGTACGGCAACGCGCTCATGATGCAGGAGTGCGAGACGGGCGGCGAAGCCCCGCCGAAGGCCGGCCTCCTCGAGATCCTGAGCCGCGCCTACCCGCAGTCGGCACCGGGCGTGCTCAGCTCGCTCGAGGCCGAGGGCGCCGTCGTCGACCTCACGGGAACGGCTGCCGAGCGCAGCTGCGACCTCGAGGTGTGGGTCCCCGGCACGGCCGAGCCCGACGTCGAGGTCACCGGCATCACGAAGGTCGAGACGACCGAGGTGCCGGGCGGATGGCTCGTGACGGGCTGCGCCGACGGCGAGTACACGCTGTCGACCGACGGCTAA